The Astyanax mexicanus isolate ESR-SI-001 chromosome 12, AstMex3_surface, whole genome shotgun sequence genome window below encodes:
- the kdm2ba gene encoding lysine (K)-specific demethylase 2Ba isoform X1, translating to MAMSLSADDEDYDSDTGEQQRPANRPKPKMAAPATPAAATSSASSTPAAVKLPSNRSSSGARRRRTRCRKCEACVRTECGECHFCKDMKKFGGPGRMKQSCIMRQCIAPVLPHTAVCVVCGEAGKEDTLDDEEEKFNAMLMECSICNEIVHPNCLKVKDAAGVVNDELPNCWECPKCNYAGKTGKACKQKRGPGFKYASNLPGSLLREQKASRDPREEVDPAAVRRKSERDETPRLTVDDLSTRLPPLLTPRELPRPRPDIPNFLRKKKKLFDDDEEEEASAKKKLKKPWKSEDPLTPKLAQMKTEEEETSEQEEEREEDSKPPRLSVKKETGLGRRQQEEQEREDEEEDEDGGVRRARERSPTLKSLSASVESDASRCSSPRAGPSSEGSETQERVPRARARKTRRRPQSQQLSAELSKQLNQEIRRTEHSLANENQQPLKSEPEDSENEEPKRNFRNGTIGGDLGGDRTHLRSNLRAREMNGTAWELRHFYPAQITPLGFNRSAPILRPPPTRSPPKCVQMERHVIRPPPICPPPDRLPLVDGRSHMLQREAWLAVFSHLSHRELCVCMRVCRTWNRWCCDKRLWTKIDLSRCKSITPLMLSGIIRRQPITLDLSWTNISKKQLSWLINRLPGLRVLLLSGCSWAAVSALCTSSCPLLRTLDLQWVEGLKDPQMRDLLSPPTDNRPGQMDTRSKLRNVLELRLAGLDVTDSSLRLIIKNMPLLARLDLSYCNHINDQSVNLLTAAGTTTRDSLTDINLSVCNRVTDQSLSYFKRCGSICWIDLRFCKQVSRQACERFIAEMSVSVSFGLKEDKLLQKLC from the exons caACGGCCAGCGAACCGACCTAAACCCAAGATGGCGGCTCCGGCCACCCCAGCCGCAGCTACGTCTTCAGCATCGTCCACCCCGGCGGCAGTAAAGCTGCCGTCCAATCGCAGCTCGTCAGGGGCACGGCGGCGGAGGACGCGGTGCAGGAAATGTGAAGCGTGTGTGCGGACTGAGTGTGGAGAATGTCACTTCTGTAAAGACATGAAGAAATTCGGGGGACCAGGACGCATGAAGCAGTCCTGCATAATGAGGCAATGTATTGCT CCCGTGTTGCCccatacagcagtgtgtgtggtgtgtggagaggCAGGAAAGGAGGACACGCTGGATGATGAGGAGGAAAAGTTTAACGCCATGCTGATGGAGTGCTCCATCTGCAACGAAATCGTCCACCCTAACTGTCTGAAG GTGAAGGACGCAGCAGGAGTCGTTAATGACGAACTGCCCAACTGCTGGGAATGCCCCAAGTGCAACTACGCCGGCAAGACTGGGAAAG CCTGTAAGCAAAAACGTGGTCCAGGATTCAAGTACGCGTCCAACCTGCCGGGGTCACTGCTACGGGAACAGAAGGCCAGTCGTGACCCACGGGAGGAGGTGGACCCCGCTGCAGTCCGGAGGAAAAGCGAGAGAGACGAGACCCCCAGACTGACAGTTGATGACCTGTCCACCCGCCTGCCCCCACTACTGACCCCCAGAGAGCTGCCTAGGCCACGGCCGGACATACCAAACTTCCTCAGGAAGAAGAAGAAACTGTTCGATGATGACGAGGAGGAAGAAGCTAGTGCTAAAAAGAAG ctGAAGAAACCATGGAAGTCAGAAGATCCCTTAACTCCTAAACTTGCACAGATGAAGACTGAGGAAGAGGAAACATCTGAGCAGGAGGAAGAGCGGGAGGAGGACAGTAAACCTCCTCGGCTTTCTGTTAAGAAAGAGACAGGTTTGGGAAGGAGGCAGCAGGAGGAGCAGGAGCgagaggatgaggaggaagatGAAGATGGAGGAGTGCGGAGGGCTCGTGAGCGAAGCCCCACTCTGAAGAGCCTCTCTGCATCGGTAGAGAGCGATGCATCCCGCTGCAGCTCACCCAGAGCTGGACCCAGCAGTGAGGGCAGTGAGACCCAGGAGAGAGTGCCCAG GGCCCGGGCACGGAAGACCCGCCGCAGGCCACAAAGCCAGCAGCTCAGCGCTGAACTCAGCAAGCAGCTAAACCAGGAGATCCGCCGGACAGAACATTCACTCGCCAACGAGAACCAGCAGCCGCTCAAGAGTGAGCCAGAGGACAGCGAGAACGAGGAGCCCAAGAGAAACTTCCGAAACGGAACGATAGGGGGTGACCTTGGGGGAGACCGAACACACCTTCG GTCTAacctgagagcgagagagatgaaTGGGACGGCCTGGGAGCTTCGCCACTTCTACCCAGCTCAGATAACTCCGCTCGGCTTCAACCGCAGCGCCCCCATCCTGCGGCCACCGCCCACCAGGTCCCCACCTAAGTGTGTGCAAATGGAGCGCCACGTCATCCGCCCGCCGCCCATCTGCCCTCCGCCTGATAGGCTGCCACTGGTTGATGGGAGAAGCCACATGCTGCAGAGAGAAGCCTGGTTGGCCGTCTTCAGCCACCTAAGCCAtcgtgagctgtgtgtgtgtatgagggtcTGCAGGACCTGGAATCGCTG GTGCTGTGATAAGCGTCTGTGGACTAAAATTGACCTTAGCCGCTGTAAGTCGATCACTCCACTGATGCTAAGTGGAATAATCCGCAGGCAGCCGATCACGCTGGACCTCAGCTGGACCAACATCTCCAAAAAGCAGCTCAGCTGGCTCATCAACAGACTACCTG GTTTGCGGGTGTTGCTTCTATCTGGTTGTTCGTGGGCAGCGGTCTCAGCTCTCTGTACCTCCTCCTGCCCGCTGCTCCGTACGCTTGACCTGCAGTGGGTGGAGGGCCTTAAGGACCCACAAATGAGGGACCTACTATCACCACCTACAGACAACAGACCAG GTCAGATGGACACGCGCAGTAAACTGCGGAACGTTCTGGAACTGCGTCTGGCTGGTCTGGATGTTACAGACAGCTCTCTGCGGCTCATCATTAAGAACATGCCCCTACTGGCCCGGCTAGACCTTAGCTACTGCAACCACATCAACGACCAGTCCGTCAACCTGCTAACCGCAGCAGGAACAACAACCCGCGACTCGCTAACTGACATCAACCTGTCAG TGTGTAACCGGGTGACGGATCAGTCTCTGAGCTACTTTAAGCGCTGTGGGAGCATCTGCTGGATCGATCTGCGCTTCTGTAAGCAGGTTAGCCGGCAGGCCTGCGAGCGTTTCATCGCAGAGATGTCCGTCAGTGTCTCATTCGGACTGAAGGAGGACAAACTGCTGCAGAAACTCTGTTAA
- the kdm2ba gene encoding lysine (K)-specific demethylase 2Ba isoform X2: protein MAMSLSADDEDYDSDTGEQQRPANRPKPKMAAPATPAAATSSASSTPAAVKLPSNRSSSGARRRRTRCRKCEACVRTECGECHFCKDMKKFGGPGRMKQSCIMRQCIAPVLPHTAVCVVCGEAGKEDTLDDEEEKFNAMLMECSICNEIVHPNCLKVKDAAGVVNDELPNCWECPKCNYAGKTGKQKRGPGFKYASNLPGSLLREQKASRDPREEVDPAAVRRKSERDETPRLTVDDLSTRLPPLLTPRELPRPRPDIPNFLRKKKKLFDDDEEEEASAKKKLKKPWKSEDPLTPKLAQMKTEEEETSEQEEEREEDSKPPRLSVKKETGLGRRQQEEQEREDEEEDEDGGVRRARERSPTLKSLSASVESDASRCSSPRAGPSSEGSETQERVPRARARKTRRRPQSQQLSAELSKQLNQEIRRTEHSLANENQQPLKSEPEDSENEEPKRNFRNGTIGGDLGGDRTHLRSNLRAREMNGTAWELRHFYPAQITPLGFNRSAPILRPPPTRSPPKCVQMERHVIRPPPICPPPDRLPLVDGRSHMLQREAWLAVFSHLSHRELCVCMRVCRTWNRWCCDKRLWTKIDLSRCKSITPLMLSGIIRRQPITLDLSWTNISKKQLSWLINRLPGLRVLLLSGCSWAAVSALCTSSCPLLRTLDLQWVEGLKDPQMRDLLSPPTDNRPGQMDTRSKLRNVLELRLAGLDVTDSSLRLIIKNMPLLARLDLSYCNHINDQSVNLLTAAGTTTRDSLTDINLSVCNRVTDQSLSYFKRCGSICWIDLRFCKQVSRQACERFIAEMSVSVSFGLKEDKLLQKLC from the exons caACGGCCAGCGAACCGACCTAAACCCAAGATGGCGGCTCCGGCCACCCCAGCCGCAGCTACGTCTTCAGCATCGTCCACCCCGGCGGCAGTAAAGCTGCCGTCCAATCGCAGCTCGTCAGGGGCACGGCGGCGGAGGACGCGGTGCAGGAAATGTGAAGCGTGTGTGCGGACTGAGTGTGGAGAATGTCACTTCTGTAAAGACATGAAGAAATTCGGGGGACCAGGACGCATGAAGCAGTCCTGCATAATGAGGCAATGTATTGCT CCCGTGTTGCCccatacagcagtgtgtgtggtgtgtggagaggCAGGAAAGGAGGACACGCTGGATGATGAGGAGGAAAAGTTTAACGCCATGCTGATGGAGTGCTCCATCTGCAACGAAATCGTCCACCCTAACTGTCTGAAG GTGAAGGACGCAGCAGGAGTCGTTAATGACGAACTGCCCAACTGCTGGGAATGCCCCAAGTGCAACTACGCCGGCAAGACTGGGAAA CAAAAACGTGGTCCAGGATTCAAGTACGCGTCCAACCTGCCGGGGTCACTGCTACGGGAACAGAAGGCCAGTCGTGACCCACGGGAGGAGGTGGACCCCGCTGCAGTCCGGAGGAAAAGCGAGAGAGACGAGACCCCCAGACTGACAGTTGATGACCTGTCCACCCGCCTGCCCCCACTACTGACCCCCAGAGAGCTGCCTAGGCCACGGCCGGACATACCAAACTTCCTCAGGAAGAAGAAGAAACTGTTCGATGATGACGAGGAGGAAGAAGCTAGTGCTAAAAAGAAG ctGAAGAAACCATGGAAGTCAGAAGATCCCTTAACTCCTAAACTTGCACAGATGAAGACTGAGGAAGAGGAAACATCTGAGCAGGAGGAAGAGCGGGAGGAGGACAGTAAACCTCCTCGGCTTTCTGTTAAGAAAGAGACAGGTTTGGGAAGGAGGCAGCAGGAGGAGCAGGAGCgagaggatgaggaggaagatGAAGATGGAGGAGTGCGGAGGGCTCGTGAGCGAAGCCCCACTCTGAAGAGCCTCTCTGCATCGGTAGAGAGCGATGCATCCCGCTGCAGCTCACCCAGAGCTGGACCCAGCAGTGAGGGCAGTGAGACCCAGGAGAGAGTGCCCAG GGCCCGGGCACGGAAGACCCGCCGCAGGCCACAAAGCCAGCAGCTCAGCGCTGAACTCAGCAAGCAGCTAAACCAGGAGATCCGCCGGACAGAACATTCACTCGCCAACGAGAACCAGCAGCCGCTCAAGAGTGAGCCAGAGGACAGCGAGAACGAGGAGCCCAAGAGAAACTTCCGAAACGGAACGATAGGGGGTGACCTTGGGGGAGACCGAACACACCTTCG GTCTAacctgagagcgagagagatgaaTGGGACGGCCTGGGAGCTTCGCCACTTCTACCCAGCTCAGATAACTCCGCTCGGCTTCAACCGCAGCGCCCCCATCCTGCGGCCACCGCCCACCAGGTCCCCACCTAAGTGTGTGCAAATGGAGCGCCACGTCATCCGCCCGCCGCCCATCTGCCCTCCGCCTGATAGGCTGCCACTGGTTGATGGGAGAAGCCACATGCTGCAGAGAGAAGCCTGGTTGGCCGTCTTCAGCCACCTAAGCCAtcgtgagctgtgtgtgtgtatgagggtcTGCAGGACCTGGAATCGCTG GTGCTGTGATAAGCGTCTGTGGACTAAAATTGACCTTAGCCGCTGTAAGTCGATCACTCCACTGATGCTAAGTGGAATAATCCGCAGGCAGCCGATCACGCTGGACCTCAGCTGGACCAACATCTCCAAAAAGCAGCTCAGCTGGCTCATCAACAGACTACCTG GTTTGCGGGTGTTGCTTCTATCTGGTTGTTCGTGGGCAGCGGTCTCAGCTCTCTGTACCTCCTCCTGCCCGCTGCTCCGTACGCTTGACCTGCAGTGGGTGGAGGGCCTTAAGGACCCACAAATGAGGGACCTACTATCACCACCTACAGACAACAGACCAG GTCAGATGGACACGCGCAGTAAACTGCGGAACGTTCTGGAACTGCGTCTGGCTGGTCTGGATGTTACAGACAGCTCTCTGCGGCTCATCATTAAGAACATGCCCCTACTGGCCCGGCTAGACCTTAGCTACTGCAACCACATCAACGACCAGTCCGTCAACCTGCTAACCGCAGCAGGAACAACAACCCGCGACTCGCTAACTGACATCAACCTGTCAG TGTGTAACCGGGTGACGGATCAGTCTCTGAGCTACTTTAAGCGCTGTGGGAGCATCTGCTGGATCGATCTGCGCTTCTGTAAGCAGGTTAGCCGGCAGGCCTGCGAGCGTTTCATCGCAGAGATGTCCGTCAGTGTCTCATTCGGACTGAAGGAGGACAAACTGCTGCAGAAACTCTGTTAA